The Quercus lobata isolate SW786 chromosome 9, ValleyOak3.0 Primary Assembly, whole genome shotgun sequence region CTACATAAGATCCTAACTAGCTCCTGCCTAGTTTAGCTAGTGCCAACACAAGATATATGCCCCCAATTacacatacttttttttttttttttttttttttttttttttttttctgagaaaaaGATAAgcgaaattttattaataaaaaacgAACTACAAAAACgaaacaaaaaccaaactcAAGGAAGATCCGACTGGAAAACAACATCCACGTCCTCGGGTAAGTCTTCTACCCAAACCTCAAGATCTGGACAACACACAAGAAGAAGATGGCCTAACCACTGGCCTTGGGAATAGAGCCTAATAACAGTTGGGTTTAAGGCCTAATCTATTAATgttcttaatttatttgatttaatttatgaaaggaaaaagtttagctataaaattagttgtaacctaaggctataatcttactcaataaaataaatatcactGTGGGTTCCAgctagctcaactggtaaagtctctgatggttgaataagagatttggggttcaatcaccacctacaccaaaaattgattggtgtcttggtctgataataaagagttatcatcaggagtggacgccataagttgaaactctctaaaaaaaaaaaaaatattactacatattttgaaaatctaactgttgaattgtatgttctttacacttttaatacacatgttaaattttgtgtcaatcgaatattatttactatatgatctataagcttatatttatgcatattttaaacgacaaaaacttacaatttaaacaatttattgatgacatagctattgatctttaattttctataaattttgcaagcatgaaggatataagaagaagatataatccaatggtgaatttgtcaaaattcacctccaataaaaaggtattgagtaagattgtagcaTTAGGCttcaactaattttgtagctaaacttgtCCATTTTTTAAACCTTATTTTATTTCCTACTTGTTTTAGGGATTTAATTCATCTTCTTACTTGATTAGTTGAATTTTCATTAGTTAGAattgtttccttttcttgttAGGATAATAAGTTTGGAACTCTATTTAAAGAACCTAGAGTTTAGTATTGTATATAGTTTGCTTTAGCAATAAAATTGATTGTTAGAGTTTTTCCTTCAATAGCTTGGTGTTGATttctaagggtttttttttttcttttttttgaagccGCAACATTAGCCTTATTTGATTAGGCCCCAAGGCCTTAAAGACATCCCACACATGGCCTCCTGGCCATCAATATATAAGAAGCAAGAACCAAGCCAAACAATAATGAACACGCCACATCATTATGATGTGCTTTATTtactaatattaattaatattttacaaACTTCTTAGTACTGATTACAGAAATCTTTAGTGCATATATAGATTAAATTAACTTTGCCAATTGAAAGCAAGCACAACTAAAAGTATGGCAGGCAGCCTAAAGTTGGATCCTTTCCCTTAGTGCAGTATGCCTTCCAACCTCAAGGATTACCATCTGAGCTTTTCTGGGAAGTACtgtaaaaacaaagaaagaaaaaaaatccaattttagtaaagaaaaaaaaaagtgtttaaaaTTCCCGAAGCACAGAATTTTGCACTGGAACACCTTTTTTATGAGGGATTCATAGTATGGTTTAACTTTTTCAACGTCAATTCGAACGCTGCTCTTACTGTAGAGATCATATTTGCTGTTATTTTgtacaatacaataaaattagtTTAGTTGTCACAATCAGCtgaacaaaaattgaataattggTGGGGAAAACACTATTGCCCACAATCAACTCAATGAGAAATAAATAGTTGTTGGGGAAGAAcagaaataagaaagaaaaaaatgtacaaattaaacaacaaaatgGAAGCTTACTTGAATGTTCGAACCCACTTCAGATTCTCTCTGTCCTCTTCATTCAATAGGTATTGATATGCTCCTTCCGTATGCATTGCTGCGAGATGGATAGATAAAACTCATTTGATTGTATAAAAACAATTCGAGAATATTaactatttttcaaatttacagGAAAAGATAAAGAATAATACTTACGGTAAAATGAGTGATATCGGATGGTAAATAATGCAGCTGATGGTAGAGTAGTTCCATTTGCCTTGGCCACCTAAGGATTTGgtacattcttatatactatttttaattatttataatgcaatatgataatatataacaatcaaagtcataaaataaaaataaaaataaaaaaaaataaaaaaaaaacttataacacaaaactaaatcccatcaaccaaaatagagttctaaagaatacaaaactttatcaagctaaaatagagatgcaagaaaaataaaaataaaaatccaccaaaaaattgagggagaaagagaaggaaataactacctttttgtgagagaaaattatgtaaagaatggaagagtgaatgacaaatttatactaagaggatgataataaaaagaaacaaaataaaggaagataaaaggaaagaggaagagtgatatcaaggtagaatgtttggggagatgaaaaggtaaagagaaggagaaaggttagaaaaagtataaatgttaaaaaaaatgagtacaatttgatgagcacaataaaaaattacatttttttattttttaaaacaaaaaaagagagaaaatataaataatttaatgataaggaggatgtggttgaatttcaatattgagtaaaatagaagagaagaaaaaaataagaaaaattaaaagatataacaacaaacactaaattatccaaattatggtatgtaatggaatactattttatttttatctactatctttaattttttataatgtaatcggataaaatttaacaatcaaatagcaaaataacaataataataataataacttaaaacacgaaactaaatcgtatcaacctaaattagagttcttaaaagcacaaaaatttatcaatctaAAGTggagatgcaataaaaaataaaaatccaccaaaacattgacatagagagagagagagagagagagagagagagagagagagagagaactatgcaaagaatggaaaagagtgacaaatttatagtaagagagaagtgataagaagagacaaataaaggaagatgaagggaaagatgaataacaatattaaagtagagggtagtagagagatgaaaaggtaagggaagaagaaatgttgaaaaaatgtaaatatttaaaaaataagtgaatgtaaaaaaaaattataagaaaattggaaataaaaaagaaatatatatagatgttaaaaccaacaaaaatgaatatgtaaagtcaataatctatttatatatatttatttatttgtaaaaaaaatgaataaataataattatgtggctAATGACGTGGCGATGGGGTGGCGTAACAGGAGCTCAGCAGCAATAAATGCCatgtttcaacttttagtaatatatagatatagatgaaTGTTATTTTGGAATTACATATTGTGgaaatttcaatatgaaaatcttattaaagatttttcattaaaaattcaTTGAAGTTTCTGAGGATATACCATGTACATGTAATCATCATGCCCCCACGACATCAGTACATTTTCCAGTCCACATCCTTCAGAGTAGACTCCAAATTTAGTGTTGTAGTCAGGATTGTTGTAATCTGGATTTTCCTTGAAATACTGCAATGCAAAAGATTTGaagaaatttctttcaattGACTGACTATATATAATCATCTCAAACATAATTAACTAATGTTTTAGAGAAGACCTTGTGATAAACAATCGATTCGTCAAAGGCACAACCAACAGGATGCGTATCTCCTGTGACATCAGAATTCatcatcaaattgaaatgacTCGAAACAGGAGGAATATATTAACATTTATTTGGTCTAAGAACATTTCTTACCGGTAACAGCCCACTGGGGAAGCGATCCAAATTTAGAATGGAAAAGAACCTTTCCAAGATCTGAAATCCATGCAAGAATCAATTATCAAGTTGtttaatatattgttttatGTAAACTTGAATATATAGGGCCTACTATGTGAAGTGATTATCTAATATTATGAATAAGAGCATAGAGCCATTAAGTTAAATAAACATATACAATTACACATTCAAAGAACTTATATTTTGCATGTTAGCCTTAGAACAGAAACTAGGAATGTGCATGGGGTATTTACCATGAATAAGGGCAGTCAAGTGTAGCCAGTCTTCATCAGGATAATCTTTTCTTATGGCTTCAGCTGACTGCAGCAAATGCTGAATCTGAGGTTCATCAATGTCAGGGTCACTTTCATCCACAAAACTGTCAAGGAGTTCAATGGCTTCCCATATGGACATCTTTGCTTTGTTCAATTTTGCATACTCTTCCCTTGTCTTCTTCACCTGCATTTGCATTGAAAGTTTCATAAATCAAATTGAATCTATGAAGtcctaagtgtgtgtttggaacaatctgaaaatttcagcttatttgcaattttagcttatttttggtactatttatgggccccattacactttttggtactatttatggatccCAATATACTATTCagttaacttttatctttatttatagtactttcaataaaaagttttcaattttagctaaataagttgtttccaaaCGGACACAGTAGTTTAATATTTAAACATTAACTTATTGAAAGTGTACTTACAAAATCATACGTTTGGTTAATATGATTCAACCGATAGCAATTCTCCACAATGCTTAGCCTCACACTTGATTCATAATCCCTATAACACATTTTGACACAATTCATTCAATGAGAAACTACACCATTTATGAAAAACAGCTAATCTTATAAACAAAGATTGTGGAAGAAAATGTCAAAACCTGAATGATTGGCCAAAGGCATTGGATTCTGGCACAACAAATCCATCTGATGCATCTTTTGGTATTGCATTCTCTGACACTTAcattttcaaacaaaagaaCACAAAAGTTAGACTCCAATTGAACTAAGCTTATAgacttataataaaataaaaattattaacattcatggacaaaaggaagaaggaaacaaTAATCAAAGCAGTACCAAGTGCCTGGTTCTCAACGGCAATCATCTTGTTCCCACTTAAAAACTTAGAAGAAGGCAAACAAAGCAAAGACAAATACCTTTGAAAGGGCCCGGTCAGATTTATAGGTAAATAATAAGTCCTCAACTGAAAATAGATCAGGCTTGGACTCCTCAACTGCAAATTTTCATTATCCTAGAGctaattttttcaaacaaacTTTATCTTAAAATAACTTGTTTTTGTAAGAGTATTGAATGGTcaatcattattttcattttagccATGTGACCAAATTCCTAGTGCTTTGGTTGTTTCATTGGAAAAACACGCATCGTTGTAGATATTGTGATAACGCATTGAGTCAGCTTTGTGGATAATCACATCCAACTTTGACTAATTCAAAAAACTAGCCTAAGATATGGATGACAAGACAATCCAGTCATGGCCAACTCCCTACTAATGTTTTGCGTTCTGTTATGAGGATaaggcttaaaaaaaataaaatcaacaacTGAGCTAAGATATTTGTGAATGAATAGCCAAGAACCATCAAGAAACttcagttttttttctctccataGATAGGATTGGAACCTAAGAACTATGCTCACCAAGAGCAGATGGTTGTATTTTGCCACATAAACATGACTATGTGTGAGTTTCTATCTTTGTAATGTATTTACCCAAAATAGCCAAGATATGTATGAGATGTATAATTAGGATATATTAGTTTAGAAAgtataattcatttttttttgccattgaGGACCAAGTCAAGACATAGGTTTCAAGAGAAAATTATGGGATTGGTTAATAAATCAAGGGATTGAttgttgaagaagatgatggaATTGAAGCAATCAATATGTAATTCTTATTCAAATGTCATGGCCTTTTGTATCCcattataaatatgaaattcatTGTAATGTAAAATGTGAACGAGCCTTTTAAGTTGTAGCTCAATAAGCTTCTAAGGTAGTTCCAAACAATGCACCCAGATTCAAATCCACTCCTCcccaactattaaattattaaattaaaaaaaaaaagaaggagaatctttaaatatatatatatatatatatatatatatatatatatgaaaaaaccATGATTTAACAATTTTGTTCAAGCAAGCAGTGATGACAAATCATGTTCGAGACATTGGTATCCAGCTACATGGGCCAATTCTAACCTAATTCATTTAATAATCATTTCAAAACTCTTCTACTCTAACAAAACCCATTTATTAAGTGAGTGACACAACATGACCCACATAGCTTGCTTAATATAAACAAACACTACTCATTTCAAATGTTTGATAAACTTGTATTGGGTTAACATTTAAATGACCCATTCCAaaccattcaaaaaataaaccaaaatgaatttaaaattcttttaattacACTGTTCTatagagaaaattcaaatttatattaaataaaaatgacatttatttatacGAAAGGAGccattttgggttgattttagGTTAAGCAAATTAACACGAAATTGACTTACTTATTAATTATGTCAAAAAGGATTCGTTAAAAGCGTTCTCTCTTTTCAAAAACTCTCTTGCAGTTCCATTCTTATAAAGCTACAGTTTACTAACCCTTCTATTGTTTTAGCTTGGATCCAATATCCTGAGGGGACtggtcaaaattcaaatatcctTCGATAAAGTTaatccccttttctttttaaattccaAAATCTGTCTTGTTTTAAAGTTTatgcttgtttttgtttgtagaATTAGGTTAGGATTTTGTTTGATCACTTTGAATGAAGAAGATGTAGAATTAGAGTTTCATTTTGTTAGGATGCGTATACATGCCTCACAACTGCGTATGTATGTTCAATGTATGTTTATGGAACAACAGGTCATGTGTATGGCTCTCTACAATCATAACAATTAGAAACCTACTTTAGGTTAAGCACCTACTGTGTATAATCTTTGTACCctattttcttgaattctttttagtttaaattccactctatctatctatctatctatatatatatatatatatatatatacacacacaaacacacacatatatatattaatagacaaaactgagagaaaatccaattagattttaattggattctcaattttgtgccacgtgaattattgagtgtaaaaatcaaagagttcaAATCTAATCCATCtaagtttttctatttttgtggcaagtgaattattaagtgcaaaaaccaaagagtttaaaaccaattaaattttaaatgacacacacacataggttgagaaatgctatatccacaacatttttacaacattttccatatataaaatgagaaaccattccatattttagaaatgtatgatttaaaaaaagtgtaaaatcataccatgtataatttaaacatcttctaaaattttggagtacacactagtatatattaaaaggTAAACCTTAGAGAAAGtccaattagaatttcaaattagagtacaattttgtgtcatatgtcctaaattatttatttttagagagagttttatttcctaattttagaataaaatatgggatcacatcataaatattcatccaaatgagttattgagtacaaaaaccaaagagtctagaataaatgaattataaaataaaaaaagtatttcacaataacaaaaattaagaagtaataaataaataaacatgaacagtttacattttatactttataatattcttacaatactttttaaagagttaataaaatataagattcttacaagactttttaaagagttaacaaaatataagaatgactattaataatatttaaattatatatctaGGAATTGTACTAtccattttttttgtatatctttatgtgtatccatgcatatgcatgggattacgctctatttgtttcaaagtaaaatattttcaaatgtaaaatattttactgaaaatattttcattttactgtgTTTGACTGCATACAAGGaaaatcattttcaagttttgtttgTTGTAAAATGTGAACATCTTTCTAACTCACAACACATCGGATCAGTACATATCCAGCCATAGATGGCATTCTTTAAATACAAGAGAACAATATGGGGGGACAAATGCATAGGATAATAGGGGATTGCAAGTGGATCTTGTGGGATCTTCTGACAGAGAACAGGTTGCAAGATAGGATTGTGAGAGATTCCCAGCAAATAACAAGATCAGTACCACTAAAGGGAGGACCACAATTCTCTCTATCCATGAATATGACTCAGGTAATTGAAGCAGTGAAGGGAAATCCCTGTAAAAGATGCATTCAATTTGAGTACACTTGCAATTGTCATTACCATTTCTAGAttcattgtaaatttgtaatggTCTAGCCATAGCCACTTGCTCAGCCCCGTGTTATTTGTCCTAAAAGCTTATTATACCCATGAAAAACAACCCACCCACCTCGTCCATCAAGCCACCAACATCCTGCTGCCGTCAAGTCGTCGAGAAACCCAAACCGTACCTGAAATCCTTCAAACAATTGAGACCCAAAATCCATTAACCCAAAAACTATCCAATCTCAATCACCAAATCCACCTTCGACCCACTAAAAGCAAGCTCCACCATAACTCAATCTCCAGAAACCCAACTAAACAAGATTGACAGTGGcagcggaaaaaaaaaaaaaaaaagtagtaaaaagaGAGATGGAGAACAACGAAAAACAGTTAGGAAAATGAGAAATCGAACTTGAGAACTGAAGGTGGTGTCGATGACATGGAGCTAGTGGTGATGGGCGGCGCTGGTGAAAGGAGAGCCAATGTTGGCTGGTGCCGAAGAGGATGGAGCCGGTGATGGGTGGGAGAGAAGGGCTAACAGTGGGCTGGGTTGTGGAGAAAACTGAGAAAGCTTGAGATAACAGAAAGGCAATGTATTGAGAGTCGGGACATAGACAGTGcaacaaatgtaaaatattttaccaatatttcaactgtaaaatattttacacaaatttgcCGTCAGTGGTTTCAttgactgaaaatattttacttttgactAAATATTTTACTCCAAAACAAACACcgtaaaatgtgaaaatattttcctgaaaatattttacatcgaaacaaacagagcgtacaAGTTAGTTGTACATGAAAGATGGGAACCTACTTAGTCTAACCTTTGATTGAAAATGGCCTAGAAATATTAGTAGAGGTTGATCCATTCGGTTAAGCAAGTCTAGGTGCCTAATAAATTGGCAAACTCGTACCCTAACTCCAGACTCAAGTCTAGTTAAGTTGAACCTCTAAGTAAGGGCCAAGAGCATTTCTTGGACCTAAAGGAAGTGAGAACTTCCATTCTTCACCTTAGCCTTAGATTTAGTGGTGTATTCCCGGATGCATGTGTAGGACAACTAGACGTGTCTACACCAGACAACTCCCAAGAGAGTCATGCACATGATGGACATGGTAACATTCACAGGTCACACTTTAGAACTCTCACACCTCATAGGGCAAGGCAAGACCTTCTAGAAATCAATACGAACTGTACAACATGAGGCAAATCCATATTTTAGGCAAACCCATTGCCGAATCTCCGTCACTGCTGCTAGCCATCGAGTCCCACATCACCACCACCGGCAATGCTTTCCGATGTGACCCTCTCCTCTATTAAGATTCTCTCATCTCTCACTCTCTAgcactttctctctctgttttcttgttCTCTAAAGCCCAGTCGTGATGGAGCTTCTCATTCCACCCACACCACCGCTGTTGGTGGTGCTATCATCGCTAGcccctttctttctctctattgtcttttctctcttatatataaatataaatatatatatatatatatatatatttttttttttgtttccctttttatATGCTTTTTAGAGATGACCAAATTTGGGTCTCATTTTGTTTCAACTTTGTTAGTTTGATGGCTGAGTTTCCTTGTTGAGTCTAAAGCTTGATAATTTTGCTTGGGTTTGAAAATTGGGGGTTTTTGGCATGGCCTAATGTGCATTTTGATTGAATGAGAAGTGCTGACAATTTAACAGGTTGTTTTGGTTTTGCGGACCCTTTCTAAAGACTCGGTTCTAACTCTAATTTATTGCCTCTATCTTATTGTGTGTTTGCTGattattctttttattgtttatattacTAAGTCTCTAGATTCTCGTGGGATTAAGATTCTAAATTTTGCCatttgggtttggtttgcttTAATTGAGGTGGGATTCTGctctttcatttcttctttgtctAGTTATTTCTTTACAGTTGCTTATTGTCAAATAAGGATAATTTTGTTGATGCAATACCATTTTTAGTAGTTAGTTTatgtttaatttgatcatttctttcatttgttgtaaaaaaaatgatgtgggAAGATGCTTTTGGTTGTGTATTCAAGCTGAATAATTATTTACACGAT contains the following coding sequences:
- the LOC115960102 gene encoding probable inositol oxygenase isoform X1 — protein: MIAVENQALVSENAIPKDASDGFVVPESNAFGQSFRDYESSVRLSIVENCYRLNHINQTYDFVKKTREEYAKLNKAKMSIWEAIELLDSFVDESDPDIDEPQIQHLLQSAEAIRKDYPDEDWLHLTALIHDLGKVLFHSKFGSLPQWAVTGDTHPVGCAFDESIVYHKYFKENPDYNNPDYNTKFGVYSEGCGLENVLMSWGHDDYMYMVAKANGTTLPSAALFTIRYHSFYPMHTEGAYQYLLNEEDRENLKWVRTFNKYDLYSKSSVRIDVEKVKPYYESLIKKYFPEKLRW
- the LOC115960102 gene encoding probable inositol oxygenase isoform X2; translation: MIAVENQAPVSENAIPKDASDGFVVPESNAFGQSFRDYESSVRLSIVENCYRLNHINQTYDFVKKTREEYAKLNKAKMSIWEAIELLDSFVDESDPDIDEPQIQHLLQSAEAIRKDYPDEDWLHLTALIHDLGKVLFHSKFGSLPQWAVTGDTHPVGCAFDESIVYHKYFKENPDYNNPDYNTKFGVYSEGCGLENVLMSWGHDDYMYMVAKANGTTLPSAALFTIRYHSFYPMHTEGAYQYLLNEEDRENLKWVRTFNKYDLYSKSSVRIDVEKVKPYYESLIKKYFPEKLRW